The Deinococcus misasensis DSM 22328 genome segment TTGGTTTTGCCACCTCGGACACCAACAATCTGGCGGCTCCAGTCCTGATCTCCTCAGACTGATGGGAACACCTGCAAAATGCAAGAGGAAGACTTCTGAAGTCCTCCTCTTTTTTGTTGATTTTAAAGCCCGCTGGAGCAAAAGCACTCTTGCTGATCGCTGACAGCTGAGTGCTGATGGCTTTTAAAAGTCTTTTGCGCCTTTTTCCACCACATAAGCCTGCTCAATGCGGTCAGGCTGGATGAAAGCAGAAGGACGCTGAGGATCAATGCGCTGCAGTTTGTCCAGCACATTCAGGCCTTCAGAGACCCGACCAAACACGGCGTGTTTGCCATCGAGCCAAGGGGTGTCCACAAAGGTGATGAACAGCTGGGAACCGTTGGTGTTGGGACCCCGGTTGGCCATGCTGAGGACCCCTTTGCCACGGTGGCGGAGGTCTGCATCAAATTCATCTTCAAAGCTGTAACCGGGCCCCCCCGAGCCGGTTCCGGTGGGGTCTCCGGTCTGGGCCATGAAGTCTTCGAGGACACGGTGAAACACGATGCCATCGTAGTAGTGGTTGCGGATCAGGAACACGAAGTTGTTGACGGTCACGGGCACTTGCTCGGCGTACAGGTCAATCACGATGCGGCCTTTGTTGGTTTCAAAAACGGCCTTGTATTGTTTGCCGGGCTCGATGCCGTCTCCCAATTCGGGAGCGTCAGAGAAACGGGTTTTGCGTTCGGTGGACAGGAAAGGGGTCAGGGTGTAACCCTCGGGGATGTATTGGTCGCTCATCTTCAGCATTGTATGACAAGAGCCGGGAAGAAAAGTACGTCTTTCTGCTTTTCGGGAAATGCCCGAGGCACAAAAAAAGCGCAGTTTCCTGCGCTTCAGAAGGCGAAAAAGCTTCAGTCGTTTCTGGATCCTGTGAACAGGTACAGGTATTCCAGCAACTGGGCCAGAGCGATGGCGAACCCTGCGATGTAGGTCAGGGCCGCAGCGTTCAGCACCGTGCGTGCACCTCTGTTTTCCTGCAAGGTCAGCAGACCCTTGCTTTCCAGATCAACCAGAGCCCGTTTGGAGGCGTCAAACTCCACAGGCAGGGTGATCAGATGGAAGGCCACGGCAGCGGCAAACAGCATCACACCCAGCAAGGTCAGGCCACTGAGTTTGAAGATGAATCCCAGAACCACCAGAAGGGGTCCGAAATTGGCCCCCAGCATCAGGGCTGGAGCCAGTTGGCTTCTCAGGACCAGAGCAGGGTTTCTCTGGGCGTCTTGCAGGGCATGTCCGACCTCGTGGGCGGCCACCGCTGCAGCTGCCAGACTGGGCTGGTGGAAGTTGTGTTCACTCAGGCGCACCACTTTGCTTCTGGGGTCGTAGTGGTCGCTGAGAAAGCCGGGAGCCATCTCCACGGGAACATTGTGGAGTCCAGCATCATCCAGCAGTTTGCGGGCCACCTGAGCCCCGGTCAGGCCACGTGTGTTGGCGATCTGGGAATAGGTGCGGTAGGTGCGGGTCAGGTAACCCTGAATCAGGAACGAACCGATGATCAGGGCAAAAATCAGCAGGGTGAAAGGGGTGAACAGCACAGGAACCTCCTCAAGTGGCGTTGCCACTTGTCTATGGATATGAGGTTAAAGGGTTCAAAGTTGCCTGTTTTGTGCTCTGGAACAGCATCTTAAGAACAGATAAAGTGTTGCCACCAAAGTAGATACAATATGTGTTGATTTGTTTTAAACTGAAGCATGCTGACTGGACTCGATCATGTGCTGGTCCCCATTCCCGAGGGCAAAGAAGACACTGCCCGCGCATTTTATGGGTCATTCTTGGGCTTGCAAGAACTGGCAAAGCCTGCACCCCTCAGGGCCAGAGGTGGCGTGTGGTTTGCCCTGCCAGACGGCAGACAACTGCAC includes the following:
- a CDS encoding peptidylprolyl isomerase, yielding MSDQYIPEGYTLTPFLSTERKTRFSDAPELGDGIEPGKQYKAVFETNKGRIVIDLYAEQVPVTVNNFVFLIRNHYYDGIVFHRVLEDFMAQTGDPTGTGSGGPGYSFEDEFDADLRHRGKGVLSMANRGPNTNGSQLFITFVDTPWLDGKHAVFGRVSEGLNVLDKLQRIDPQRPSAFIQPDRIEQAYVVEKGAKDF
- a CDS encoding zinc metallopeptidase, which produces MLFTPFTLLIFALIIGSFLIQGYLTRTYRTYSQIANTRGLTGAQVARKLLDDAGLHNVPVEMAPGFLSDHYDPRSKVVRLSEHNFHQPSLAAAAVAAHEVGHALQDAQRNPALVLRSQLAPALMLGANFGPLLVVLGFIFKLSGLTLLGVMLFAAAVAFHLITLPVEFDASKRALVDLESKGLLTLQENRGARTVLNAAALTYIAGFAIALAQLLEYLYLFTGSRND